From the Aerococcus viridans genome, the window CCTCATCGTGAAACTTGAACAGGAACGGTTGAATGTTTAAGATACTGTTGCTACCGGCAGTGCTGTAACGGACATGTCCAATCCCAGCTTCTCCCGACAGGCGGATCAGTTCACGTTCATCTTTAAACACTTCAGATAAAAGTCCCAAGTCACGGTGTCCTTTCAGACGCCCATTGCGATTGGTCACAATCCCTGCGCCTTCCTGACCGCGGTGCTGCAGGCTATGCAGACCGAAAAAATTCAGCTGAGCTGCATCCGGGTGTCCCCACACACCGAATACGCCACATTCTTCATTTAAGCTTTTGATTTCAGCAACCAAGGAATGGCTCCTTCCCATAAGTCTTTCAATTCTTTAACATCAATAGTCAGCTCTTCCGTCTGCGTACGGATTTCAGCGATTCGTGTATCTTTTACTTCACCGATTTTAACGGCATCTTGTCCAAATACTTCTTTGACTGCTTCGGCGTTTTCAGGTCTGACAGATAGAACAAAACGGGACGGCGATTCTGAAAACAGCCACTCTGACGGCATATCTAGTGTCGCAGACAGCCCCAGCTCATTCCCAAAGGCTGATTCCATCAGCGCCACGGCCAGTCCACCTTCAGAACAGTCATGCGCACTTTGAATAAGTCCTTCACGAATCGCCTGCAGAACTTTATCCTGAATCATTTTTTCTTTATCTATATCAAAATCGAAAAGCTCTCCTTCGATTCTCCCCAGTTGCATTTTCTGCAGTTCAGATCCGTTAAAGTCAGCTTCTGTTTCCCCAATGACGAAAATTTTATCCCCAGCCTGTTTAAATTCTGATGTTGTCACATGATCTAGATCCTTGACCAGTCCGACCATGCCAATCATAGGTGTCGGATAGATCGCTTCCCCATTTGTTTCGTTGTATAGCGATACGTTTCCTGAAATGACAGGTGTATTTAATGTCGTACAGGCTTTGGCAATCCCATCCGCGGATGTCCACAGCTCCCAGAACACTTCAGGCTTATCGGGATTCCCGTAGTTCAGACAGTCCGTTATTGCCAGTGGCTCGCCCCCGCTTGCCACGATATTTCTTGCTGCTTCTGCTACAGCCATCTGTCCACCTTTCTCCGGATCGAGATAAAGGTAGCGGGCATTACAGTCAGTCGTCATGGCAAGCGCCTTGCGGGTCCCTCTGATGCGCAGAACTGCCGCATCGCTTCCTGGACCGACCACGGTGTTTGTTCTGACCATTGAATCATATGTTTCAAAAATCGATTTTTTTGAAGCAACTGTAGGCTGCTGCATGAGTTGTTTCAATGTTTCTTCTGTATCAGTGATGTCCGGTTTATATGGATCAAGCTTTTTAAATGCCTGAATACGTTCCGGCTCAGTGTATGGTTTATGATAGACAGGTGCTTCTTCCGCCAATGCGTCTACCGGTAAGTCAGCGACCAGTCTTCCTTCATGGTACAGACGATACTGCCCGTCACCAGTCACTTCTCCAATAGTTACTGCATCCAGTTCATAACGTGAGAACAGCTCTTTAACACGATCTTCAGAGCCTTTCGTCACACAGATCAGCATCCGTTCCTGAGACTCCGAGAGCATCATTTCATAGGGCGTCATGCCTGCTTCACGTTGCGGCACATCGTCCAGATTAAGGATCAGTCCACTTCCCGCTTTTGATGCCATTTCTGAACTGGATGAGACCAGTCCCGCGGCTCCCATATCCTGGATACCGACGAGAATATCGCTGTGGTCCTGGATCAGTTCCAGGCATGCTTCCATCAGAAGTTTTTCCATAAACGGATCGCCAACTTGTACAGCTGAACGCTCAGCCTCTTCTTCATCACTGAATTCTTCCGAAGCAAAGGTTGCGCCGTGAATGCCGTCACGACCTGTTTTGGCTCCGACATACATGATCGTATTACCGATCCCTTTAGCCTGGCCTTTTTGAATATCCTCATGGTCGATCA encodes:
- the purL gene encoding phosphoribosylformylglycinamidine synthase subunit PurL gives rise to the protein MKTLHEPTAEQIRDQKIYAQWGLTDEEYRMISEDIIKHLPNYTETGLFSVMWSEHCSYKNSKPVLRKFPTEGPQVLQGPGEGAGIVDIGDGQAVVFKAESHNHPSAVEPYEGAATGVGGIIRDIFSMGARPIAMLDSLRFGELDNERTKYLLEEVVAGIGGYGNCIGIPTVGGEIAFDPVYRGNPLVNAMCVGLIDHEDIQKGQAKGIGNTIMYVGAKTGRDGIHGATFASEEFSDEEEAERSAVQVGDPFMEKLLMEACLELIQDHSDILVGIQDMGAAGLVSSSSEMASKAGSGLILNLDDVPQREAGMTPYEMMLSESQERMLICVTKGSEDRVKELFSRYELDAVTIGEVTGDGQYRLYHEGRLVADLPVDALAEEAPVYHKPYTEPERIQAFKKLDPYKPDITDTEETLKQLMQQPTVASKKSIFETYDSMVRTNTVVGPGSDAAVLRIRGTRKALAMTTDCNARYLYLDPEKGGQMAVAEAARNIVASGGEPLAITDCLNYGNPDKPEVFWELWTSADGIAKACTTLNTPVISGNVSLYNETNGEAIYPTPMIGMVGLVKDLDHVTTSEFKQAGDKIFVIGETEADFNGSELQKMQLGRIEGELFDFDIDKEKMIQDKVLQAIREGLIQSAHDCSEGGLAVALMESAFGNELGLSATLDMPSEWLFSESPSRFVLSVRPENAEAVKEVFGQDAVKIGEVKDTRIAEIRTQTEELTIDVKELKDLWEGAIPWLLKSKA